One window of the Trifolium pratense cultivar HEN17-A07 linkage group LG2, ARS_RC_1.1, whole genome shotgun sequence genome contains the following:
- the LOC123909212 gene encoding cleavage and polyadenylation specificity factor subunit 3-I-like gives MSSVKKRELNGASSNKDEDQLIVTPLGAGNEVGRSCVYMTYKGKTVLFDCGIHPGYSGMAALPYFDEIDPSTVDVLLITHFHLDHAASLPYFLEKTTFKGRVFMTYATKAIYKLLLSDYVKVSKVSIDDMLYDEQDINRSMDKIEVIDFHQTVEVNGIRFWCYTAGHVLGAAMFMVDIAGVRVLYTGDYSREEDRHLRAAETPQFSPDVCIIESTYGVQHHQPRHTREKRFTDVIHSTISQGGRVLIPAYALGRAQELLLILDEYWANHPELHNIPIYYASPLAKKCLTVYETYTLSMNDRIQNAKSNPFVFKHISALSSIDIFKDVGPSVVMASPGGLQSGLSRQLFDMWCSDKKNSCVIPGYVVEGTLAKTILNEPKEVTLMNGLSAPLNMQVHYISFSAHADSAQTSAFLEELNPPNIILVHGAANEMGRLKQKLMTQFADRNTKILTPKNCQSVEMYFNSQKMAKSIGKLAEKTPLVGETVSGLLVKKGFTYQIMAPDDLHVFSQLSTVNVTQRITIPYSGAFSVIQHRLKQIYESVEASVDEESGVPTLVVHDRVTVKHESDKHISLHWTSDPISDMVSDSVVALVLNISRDLPKVMAETDAVKIEEENEKKTEKVMHALLNSLFGNVKVGENGKLIINIDGNVAELNKESGEVESENEGLKERVRTAFRRIQSSVKPIPLSAP, from the exons ATGAGTTCAGTAAAGAAACGTGAATTGAATGGTGCGAGCAGCAACAAAGATGAAGATCAATTGATAGTAACACCATTAGGTGCTGGTAACGAAGTTGGTCGTTCTTGTGTATACATGACCTATAAAGGCAAAACCGTTTTGTTCGATTGTGGTATCCACCCCGGCTATTCCGGCATGGCGGCGCTGCCTTACTTTGACGAAATCGATCCTTCAACAGTCGACGTCCTTCTCATAACTCATTTCCACTTGGATCATGCTGCATCACTTCCTTATTTTCTTGAGAAAACCACTTTCAAAGGCCGAGTTTTCATGACCTACGCAACAAAGGCCATTTACAAGCTCCTCTTATCTGATTATGTTAAAGTCAGCAAGGTTTCCATCGATGATATGCTTTACGATGAACAAGATATTAACCGCTCCATGGATAAAATTGAG GTTATTGATTTCCACCAAACAGTTGAAGTGAACGGTATTAGATTCTGGTGTTACACTGCAGGACATGTCCTTGGTGCTGCTATGTTTATGGTTGACATTGCAGGTGTTCGAGTGCTATATACAGGAGACTATTCACGTGAGGAAGACCGACATCTTCGAGCTGCAGAGACCCCACAGTTCTCCCCTGATGTATGCATTATAGAATCAACCTATGGCGTACAACACCATCAGCCTCGGCACACCCGAGAAAAACGCTTTACTGATGTTATTCATTCAACCATTTCTCAAGGGGGGCGTGTGTTGATTCCGGCCTATGCCCTGGGTCGTGCGCAAGAGCTACTATTGATCCTTGATGAGTATTGGGCAAATCATCCGGAACTCCATAATATACCCATCTATTATGCTTCTCCACTTGCAAAAAAATGTTTGACTGTTTATGAGACTTACACTCTTTCGATGAATGACAGGATTCAGAATGCAAAGTCAAATCCATTTGTCTTTAAGCACATATCGGCTTTGAGTAGCATTGATATTTTCAAAGATGTAGGACCGTCTGTTGTGATGGCAAGCCCCGGTGGACTTCAGAGTGGGTTGTCACGGCAATTATTTGATATGTGGTGCTCTGACAAGAAAAATTCTTGTGTTATACCTGGGTATGTTGTTGAGGGGACACTGGCTAAAACTATCCTCAATGAACCAAAGGAAGTTACTCTGATGAATGGACTCTCTGCACCTCTCAACATGCAGGTGCACTACATTTCCTTTTCTGCTCATGCTGACTCTGCTCAAACAAGTGCATTCTTGGAAGAGCTCAATCCGCCCAACATCATTCTTGTTCACGGGGCAGCTAATGAGATGGGAAGGCTCAAACAGAAGCTCATGACTCAGTTTGCTGACCGTAACACTAAGATCCTTACTCCAAAAAATTGTCAATCTGTCGAAATGTATTTCAATTCACAGAAAATGGCAAAATCCATTGGGAAGCTGGCTGAAAAAACACCGCTAGTGGGTGAAACCGTTAGTGGTTTGCTAGTTAAAAAAGGCTTCACATATCAAATAATGGCACCAGATGATCTCCATGTCTTCTCACAGCTATCAACGGTAAACGTCACACAGAGAATTACCATCCCTTATTCAGGCGCCTTTAGTGTCATACAGCATAGACTCAAACAAATATATGAGAGCGTGGAGGCGTCAGTCGATGAAGAATCTGGAGTTCCAACATTGGTAGTTCATGACCGTGTAACAGTAAAGCATGAGTCTGATAAGCATATCTCATTGCATTGGACGTCAGACCCCATTAGTGACATGGTATCGGATTCAGTTGTTGCTCTAGTTTTAAATATCAGCCGCGATCTCCCAAAAGTAATGGCTGAAACTGATGCCGTAAAGATTGAGGAAGAGAATGAGAAGAAGACAGAGAAGGTTATGCATGCCCTCCTCAATTCACTGTTTGGAAATGTGAAGGTTGGAGAAAATGGGAAGCTGATAATTAACATTGATGGCAATGTGGCAGAACTCAACAAAGAAAGTGGTGAAGTTGAGAGTGAAAATGAAGGCCTTAAAGAAAGAGTGAGAACGGCATTCCGGCGTATTCAAAGTTCCGTGAAGCCGATTCCTCTCTCTGCGCCATAG